The following nucleotide sequence is from Pangasianodon hypophthalmus isolate fPanHyp1 chromosome 8, fPanHyp1.pri, whole genome shotgun sequence.
TCttgtaagtaaagaataaagcacttggggGTATggtgctgtaggaaaataatgagcgacggggtggtgtgatgcagtctgACGCGAAGGAGAgtcactgaagttgattattttcccataacagcacatccctaaACGTTTTATTCCCTTTATACCTCatcaatttgcatattttaatttattcataaacaaggtgagttgttactatagaaacaatacttTATTTAGGGAACAATAAACTCATTTAGTGTATGTCTGTTTTCCAAACTATTTCTAAACTATTTCTGATCTTATTTAGGCTGTGATTCACTGCAGGTGAAGTCACCCTTGAGAGTGTTAAACCTTCCCGTAATTCACCATGGAGTCATCATCCATACATAGCAACGCGTTAGTTCTCTCCTACCTGTTTTCCgtcaaatcccgcctcctgtgCTACAATTGGCCAACAATACCCTGCATTCTGACCCAGGATTGGCTAGAGTTATCTGTTCTGCACTCGGATTGGATTCCAAGTCTTGTAGTGGCAACAACACATCCAGCAACTAGGAATGTTTTCCCCCAAAACATGGTAGAGTCGATTCCGATTCAGTGTGTTTGTAATTGAGTCGATTCTGATTCAGGGTGTTTATAACTGAGTCGATTCTGATTCAGGGTGTTTATAACTGAGTCGATTCTGATTCAGTGTGTCTGTAAATGAGTCGATTCTATGAAtgtattcctttatttatttatttatttatttatttatttttattattatttttatttttttttcgtGCTTTCAAAAACTTCAAGATAGGAAGGCAGGGAGATAAACTTGTAAAACAAACAGTGTAAAATATGATATTATGAATGTCAAAGAATCgacacatttattaaacatttaaacatttatgatgATTTAGTTCGCAACATGTTTTGCCAGTCTTTGTAgtaaatgatatattttaatttttgaaagtAAAATACAGCcatattgctgttttttttttctttttgacatCACATCTCACATTACATGCGTCTTGAGTCGAATCAGTGAATCGGTTTCACGGTGGAATCGACTCTTGGTTCCCAAACCCTTGGAGTGGAGAATCGACTCTTTTTTGGGAATCGACTCCCAGCACTGCTAGTAGCTTCGGTGGTGATTAGCGTTTGTGCTAGCTCCCGACATCACAACATTGGAAGGTTGCGAGAAAAAGTTTGCGACGGAGTTATAAAGGGCAGTTTAGCAGATTTTCGGGCAGTCAAGGAGAACAAAACGGCGCAGAAAGGCGGAATTAAAGAAGCGTCCATATCAGCTGGGGGCGTggcttgtgtgcgtgtgtggggaTATAGCAACCGCCACAGGAACCATGTAAGAAGTTTGTGAGGACGCTGAGTGGAGCAGGAGCCTCTGAGTGGAGCAGGAGCCTCTGAGTGGAGCAGGAGCCGCTGTCTGAAACAGGAGCCGCTGTCTGAAACAGGAGTCGCTGTCTGAAACAGGAGCCGCTGTCTGAAGAGCGAGGGAAAAAGTCAGCCGTGGAGTGTTGGATACAGTGTCTGAGAGCGATACACGTTGAGTAGTGAGCTAAGCTACTATGTATTGAGGCGTAGGCAGGGTTTAGGAGGTGTTGGTGTAGCATTGGGGTGGAGGATGTCTCTCGCCGAGCAGAGCCAGCAGTGGTACCCGACCAGCGTCCAGGTGACGGTGCTTCAGGCGCGCAAGCTGCGGCTCAAAGGCAAGAATGGTACGAATGACGCGTACGCCATCATCCAGGTGGCCAAGGACAAGTTTTCCACCGCGGTGGCGGAGAAGTGCGTGGATCCTGTGTGGAAGGAAGAAGCCAGCTTCGACCTGCCGCTGTTCCACCGCGGGAACGCCGAGCGCTGCACCCTGTACATCGTGGTGATGCACCGCGCCCTGGTGGGCATGGACAAGCTGCTGGGCCAGGCAGTCATCAACCTGCTGGACGTGCACGACAACAAGGCCCGGAAAAACACCGAGTAAGTGCAGGGTGACCTCTGTGTGGCACTAAGTCAAGGAGAAAAACTCTCCATATTACTTTTGTCATAGGGTTAATAACTTTATCTCAACCCATTCAATCCCAGATTGTTTAGATTGTTCAGCTGGGGATGAGTAGATCTTCACTCTTCTTTCATAATCCACCTGTATGCTTTTTCAAGAACAAAAAGTAGAGTAGAAAGTTTAATTAGTTGATCAGTTAGACtcttccatccattttccatactgctgaTCCTGCACTGGgttgcggggagcctggagcctgtcccagagGACTCGGGGGACATCCAGGACCCAGGACGGGGTGTCAGctcatcacagggcacagtcacacacctgtacacacactgcgGGCTATTTGGAAATGCTAGTCAGCCTAGAACGCATGTCTTTCGaatggggaggaaaccagagtacccagaggaaacccctgaagcaagGGGAGAATGTGCAAActccgcgcacacacacagggtcgaggtgggattcgaacccctaaccctggaggtgcgaggcaagcgtgctaaccactaagccactctGCCTCCTCCCCATTCATCTAGAATTTTTAAGAATTTCTTTCCTTCCACctccaaaaaaacatgccaggtgatagattggctactctaaattgcctcttggtgtgaatgtgtgtgtgtgtgtgtgtttgtgtgtgtgtgtgtgtgtgcgtgtgatgcTCTGCGATGGATTGCCATCCCATCCTGGATATATTCCCGGCTCAcccagcgttcctgggataggctccagaaccacggcaaccctgaccaggataaagcggttacagAAAGAACGAATTTCTTTTCACCTTGTATAACTTTTCATTTTGCTCCGTTAAAGCACCTATATGGTCAAGATTTATGAGGATGCTATAAATATGACAGTAgaattaaaagtattaaaagttTGACAGACACTTTTATACTGCTTAAACACAGAACATAACTCTTAGAGCATTATGAAACCTAACCAAAATTGTCATTAATCATATGTTCTGTCAGAGTACTTAGTTTGATATTTAGTTTTGAGGTAGTTTTAGTAGTGAGACCGGAGCTGAGGATCTCTGTGCTGAAAATCCTGACTAGGTCAATCATGCACAGTCTGTACTTTTGTGTGCTTCCATATCCAGCCTAATTTGTTAAGGGATTAATAATTAGCTCAACGCTTGTACTAGGTGTGTCCTCAGGAAGGAAAACTTTAAACACTGTTGGGAGTTGAGAGTTGGACAAGTCAGTAGCCCAGGCACCTGAGAGAAGCAGATTGCatgtccagctttttttttttttctttccagtcATAGTTGCCaccagaaaaaggaaaaaaatactagttgacctttttttttaacaaaagtttATTAGGTTTGTAGCTATTCAGGGTGGTATGACACCCTTGATGCTGAAACTATAGCTCATACTGCTTTCTTCAAATCCCACCGCCtgctgaaccacacacacaggccGAGACGTGATCTGGCTGATGGTGGGAAAGTTCTTACCAGGCGGGTTAATTAGTGTGTACGATTAGTGTGACTGGTGATCTTTTCTGAATCAGGAACCCGTGGGTCAGGTGTGTgtaaacactgagaaaacaGAGTTAAGTGATCTCAAGTGCAAACTTGCCGTATAACTGTCCTGCTGTAGCtaaataaagatgctagcaAGACCCGATTAATATGTTGTATGTGTTGTGAGAGGACAGAATACCACTTCTCATAGCCGAGATTTTGGCCAATGATTTGGTGACGTTTTGCTGAGAGCAGAAAAACCcaatgtgctacattagaaacttcTTAGAGGAGGATAATAGTCATAAACTTGTTTGTTTCACTTAGTCTATATTAATGCGTATATGCGGTACTTTACCACATACGTCACATTGCTGTGTGTTATTAGGCTTTTTAGCTTATTCAGTTAGGCAACCAAAACACTGGGACTGATCAGCACACTGGAGTGTATacttgcctggtgggctagcagatgaatttatcatttgtccatGCTTGCTAGTCCAGCTAATGGTCCAGCGATTGTTCTGCTCGCTCTCTGCAGGTCTACAGTCGATCTGCAAATGGCAAACAtgatttatagatttatgtcGTCCCACCCCACCATCAAGCTGTTTTAATTTACCAGGATTCATTTGTTCTTCATGTAGTCTCATTCTGCTGCAGTGTGACTCATTTATTTCTAATGTTTGCTCAATTCCTATGTTTAACGTGACATTTGACCTGAAGCCCAGGACCAAACCACACACAAATATGCTACTGGCTTGTTATTGAGGGCGAGTAGGCCACATTCCAGTGGTTAAGCGATTGTCATGGCTGACCTGTGTCCAGATCCTTTGAACCTAATTTATTAAGATGCATATGGGAATTTGAGAGTGGCtgcattgttgttgttatttagaAGACCACTTTAATGTTTATGCATTCTGGTGAACTCTTTATATACGGGTAAGATGCCGGTGATTAATGATTTCTCTGCTGCAGTTGTGGTTCACCAGTTAAAGCTCATGGCTACTGAATCGGAAGGTTAAAAGTTCAAATccaggctgccactgctgaGCGTTTCCGCAAGGCCTTTAAGTCTCAGCTGCTCAGCGCTGCTGAGTCAATGcatggaaataaatgtaaatgctaaaTACGTTAATGCAGAGTTCAGCAATCTGACAAGAAAAGCACTCAACTCTGCTGGAATGTGAACATGCAACTGAAGGAAGGGCGAACACTACCTTACAGGCATGTCACTTTCTCTCCATTCAGTTAACTTAATTGCCTCAGGCCCTACGCTTCATTGAAATCATTCTGTTTCAGGTAACCAAAATACAAAGCTACTCAGGGctagaaaaaggaaaaggaaaaaaaaaactattctttATTCGCAAAACAAACACCACATGCTGCACTACACATATCAGCCGAGGCACGATCTGGTTGAGGGTAGTACGGTTTTCTTCAAGgtgcaaacacaatgtgctacatgatctcatttgtttgtttccctTCGTCTGCTTTAACGCACTTAACTTTAGTCTAGTCAGTTAAGCTTCCAAGCAACCAAAACACGAGACTGGGCAGCACTTGGGAGCGTTTACTTGCCTGATGGGCTAGTtaataaatttatcatttgtccactCCTGGATCATAAATTTAGTCAATATTGTCAATAGCCTGTTTAGAAGAGTCTGATGAGAAGAGTCTATTTACAGGCCAAGCCTGTACAAACAATCTCTAATTTCACGCAtgaatttttaaagaatgttaGTCTGAGTAATAAGGCAGACTTTCATAGTCTTTCATAATGAGAACAGTCCTCTGTAAGATCACACCCAGACATGCTGTTTTGTCACGCCTGCCTCTTGCCACAGGGAACATTTAGCTTCCAGTCTAGGGCTGGGAATCATCAGATACTTTCTTAGGGTTGGTCACCGTTCATCTGTTTTGTTCTTGGCCCATCCCTGTTGATCCGCTCACATGATGCGTCACAGGCATTGCTGTCTTTTTGTGTTCACCAGCTTCCTGGTTATATTTAAATTTCCATGATGAGATCGCTCCACCTTCTCAGCACTGCAACCAGCCTTATTTGAGTTTCAGGTAATCAgcatagaggaaaaaaaaaaatcaatgaataCACCAGCTTCCatgctcagtggttaaagtgCACACCAGAGGCAGTGACATCATCTGTTTGCACTCCAGGCAAACCAACCACACACAATCATCCTCACACGCCACATGAAACTGGAAGCTATGAGCTCGTCAAGGTCAgggcaaacaaaccaaaaaaaaaaaaaaaaaaaaaaaaaaaaaaaagcagaatggaaaataatccaagaACACCAGGCTTTCTATCCTGTCTTTTTCTCAGTATCATATTTAATACTGATTATTACTCATAAATTTCATCTTTTAGGCCTGATTAATTTGTAGTAAGATGATTGAAGggcctgtcaaccaagaacattTCTCAAACCCAGAGAAGATTTTACGTTATGTTTTGGTTGTGGCAATTTAACGTACATTGTGTTATACTAGTTCTGTTGAATTCtacattctgattggtctggtggctctgacagtagcaggAATTCTAGTCGCAGgtttatatttctgctctcgtcCTAACAtgtggtttctatagtaacagctaattcacagggacttgtatgacacactccatataatctaaacctaataataagcagattaCAAATGTATATGGTGAAGCTGTCtgagatttatggaaggagtctccggtgtcggTACTTTGTAACATTACGTTGTCTGCCACAGGACAGTCTTCACGATTGTGGACTTGGCACTGTCCACTCTCTCAGTAACAtgcttgaagagagagaaaaaagtgaggctgttgagggaacgactgtttatagctgctgtaatgtaaatgataacaggaatgaGCTTGTTTGGTGAACAGTCAACAACATtcaaaagtaactataaatggataaaaagtacagtgttgttttataatgaatatattGTAATTGTATGCAGATTGCTTTGGTATGAgagaaataaatcacttcagggtgtgctgtgtATGGAAACTAATCACCACTGGGGTGGTAACAGAAACAGCCGCTTTGTGTCTGGTTGCATCACGCCACCtcattgctgattatttttctataacagcatgcccccagttgttttatttcttacttaatttATGTGACGAGGTTAACAGAAAATCATGTTCACGTTCAGtttgttattttagtcttttccgTTTGTACAGTTTCCACTGTTCTTTTTGGTGTCTGGTCACAGGACTCCTGGAGAACATTAGTGTTTGCTCTTGGACCTCGTTCTTCATAGACTGTATTTTTGACTTTTATAACATACTCAttcttttattaatgtattataatacacacagacataaatcTTAATTAGAAATAGGCCAACCTTTACAGCTTCTTGCTAAGGTTTTTACAGTTTCACCTTCAAACGCTTCCTTCCACATGCCATCCACAGGAGAGTCTGAATACGGTATAATTTCCCTGCGGATgtgtgacataaaaaaaaaaaaggaaggactTTTCTATCTCTGTGGTTAATTGATTTGTTGAAAATATAGCAGTCTTGTACTGGAAGCCTGCACTCACTTCCCCTTGACATAGAGAAGTTCATCTCAGAGATAAGGCATGTTCACAGCACACTATCTGCCACCTGGAAGTCTCACAATATGCCTCTTTATGCAAACAGAGAAGTTGGAGGCGTTTCCCCTAATTTGCCTTCTGAGGTCATCGTGTTTTGTTCAGATGTTCCCGAGTGAAAGGACGTGCCTGTCTGCCTGACGTACACTCCCTTTTTCAGTGatgtttgattttaaaaatagcatgGGACATGGTCTAATTGTAAACACCTTCTCAATTATGCTGGTGCAGTTTGGGTGTAGTTTGACTTGAAATAAGCTTGACATTTCAGCACCACACATGGTTACACCCATGTTAAATGTCAGGGACAAAATTCAGCGTCAGAAGAAATTCCAGGTTTTTAAAAGGTGTGTTCATGTCATAACTGTCCTCTGTCGTGCTTTCTGTACTTCAGATTTAATTTCAGGCCTTATCTTTTATTGAGGCATAATGCTTTATCATTATCGTTATCATTGTGAGGGACGTTATTGTAAGGTTCAGAGTGCAGTCTGGTTTTCAgttgctcgctctctctctctctctctctctctctctctttcacactctcacacacgcacacgcacacacacacacatgcactgagtATCAGTATTGAATTCTGCTTCTCCTTTGTCTTGGCACTTGTTGGTGTCGAGTTACTGTCCCACTTCACTGTAATGTTGATATAGGAGCATTAGCTGCTGATCGGCTTTGCTTTCCACCATGTTCTTTGTCTCTTCTGAAGGTTTACCACTGAATATGGTTACTTTCGCACATACACAGATATTTTTCCAAAAGGGTTAAAGGAACATTTTAGTATTTCCCACCCGAATGTTGATCACCATGGACAAGAATTTCTAAACGTTAAATATTCGTTTTTACTTAAACCGCACTTACAAAAGGAAGTCTAAGAGCAGTTGTTGAGTTTTGGCAATtccttttaaaatgtaacacaAATTAAAACCTACTTTCTAACAATAAAGCTTTTAGGATGAGACAGATATGAGAGTTTTTCTGTTACTTTCTCAACACTTGGAAACGTATCAGTTCATAATTGTGTAATCTTGCATGCACTAGGGAGGTGGTAGATAGAGAGTAGGTTGAAAAAGCTGGAGtaattctttaattttatcACAATCTTCAATATGAATGCtgaatgaatgtgaatgtttGAGTGATCACAacacattaaaatgtgtttgtatatgCCCTAATGTTGATCTGTAAGACTGTTATTCATTTGCTAGTAGTTTATTAAGTTTTTTCAGAGATTGTACATACTTTATTGGGAATGCTTCTGACTTGAGATTCAGCTTTTCTCCAAGTACACTAAAAGTCCAAAGCCCAGAAGTGTCGAGTTACGTCTTGCTCTCAAGTCCTCCTcatttttgaattatttatgtTACTCTTTCTTGCTTTAAGAAGATTCTAACTTGTTTGTTGTCTTAGCTCTAATCCTGTTCTGCTTTAAATAGTGCTTGACACACTTCCGTACATGTTACATGGCAGTTGATGTCTATTGCTAAATATATTGCTAAATATTGTATCACACCCTCATTGAGAAACCCAAGCTCAccattattaaatgaaaaagctGAAAAGACTGGTTGACCAAGTTTGGCGGTTGAAGATCCAGAAGTGTTTTCTCTGTAAACATGGATCTGCGTGTGAAGAGGACACCGATACCCATATGACGCCATGAAGTCGAGGTTCCTGTTAACCCCTTAGACTAGGCTTAAAACTTTCTTTCTCACAAATGGCTCTAAATGAAATGTCAGGCTCATTCCCGAGGCAGTATCATGTTCAGAGCATGCACATCCTTAGATGGAGGTTGGCTGTTTTTCTTGGCTTAGTTGATGCAGCCTGATAAGGCGCTTGCAATAACGGTCTGTTTTTCTGCCCTCCCCAGAAGAATCCGAGCTCTAGGTTCCCATTTCCTGGTGCCATTATCAAGGCCATTTGAGTTATTCCATCTCAAATTCTCCAGTGTAAAAAGCAGGAACATATTAGGCTttcaaaaactgtaaaaacctCAAGGTCTTGCATGCTGTTTGTCCTTTATTTGGCATGAATGTAATACTGATTGTGCTAGGTCATTTTGTGTTGGCAGGTGGTTGGTTACATGCGTAGAGTTTTCAGAGATAAGCTCTTTTATCTCTACCTCAAATAACTTGgccatttttgatatttttttgtgcTGAATTGTGTTGTGCTGAATTGTGTAACGATGAAGTATAGCCTTGGATCTGAGGAATGCGAAGGTTTCTGAAAGGAGCACTCTTCGTCAAAGCCAAGATTAAGATCTTTGCCCTTCACCTTCATGGAAGGAACATGTCCTCATGGGATGGTGGCTTGTTTCCACTGGCTACAGTGTGTCACGCACTGATGCTTTTATGACTCAGTTGACTTTCGGTGCTCTTGTTAACCCACCTCTTTCTTGCTAGCCCTGCTGGTTCTGTTCTTACGCTGGCTTTTGAAATTCACTCAGATGAACTCAAGTAAGGCAGATTTTGATTGGTAAACTCCACCTAGCTTATCGTGGTGGGAGCTGCCTTATCGAAATCCAAACAGTAACTTCTCCACTGCCAGGTTTTCTAGCTCTGATGCTGCATTCCTTTTTCTCTTggttctctaaaaaaaaaaaaacagttggtTCCCTCTGACTATATGACTATATTCCAATTCCAAGTCATCAAATCCAATTTGTTTGTAGTGACAGTTGTGTGCATATCAACATTGTTTGTCTGGATTAACAACTAAGGCTTGTATACACCAACTAATCTGAGTAATTTCACTGTGTATTCATGCAGGTTTTTTCCTGGCATTTAAATCGGATTTTATTGGTTCATCATGGGTTAGTGGTTAGTCACCAGaaatcttattttaattttggatCATTTTAATTCGAAAACACATATAAATGTGTCTTAATATGATTGTGGGGGGAGGTTGGATTACATGCTCTTTTTTtagtgattggtcagtaggaAATCTTTCCTGGTCAAATTGGGCGTTGTGTATTGATTACATGCTTGCCTTTGCATAATGTGTCTAGAAAGAATTTATGAATATGCCAATGTCTCCAGTAGAATTGAATGTATTTAATGCAGCTGCAGATTATGTATAGACCTCAGACCTTCAGTTGCGGTTCTGATCTCTATATTCAGCTGCCTCTGCCGAAGGTTGCAGTTAATTACTAAATACATACATAAGTTCTGTGAGCGCTTTGTCATGAAATTTTCACACAATTCCACATCGTGGcaacattttcagcaaagaaACTCACTGTTTATtctcctcttgtaccacagtaACAGCTTgtgaaataaatggatttttataaacatgttttttatttagcgTTTTCGGAATCTTGTAACTTTTGTTTTCAAGATGGAGGGATtttcagtttcttggtaacatgaaaagttgaatttttttttttttttggggtctTATTAAATGTGAGGAAAAACACGAGAGGCTGAAGAGAGAACGACTGtatatagctgctgtaatgtaagtgataacagaaacttggTTTGCGGTTGTGCCAAgtgtgtaactataaacaaataaaacgtATTACTTGTCATTTTTTCGTTGATCAAAAAGTGCTATAGTTGGCAAAtagataagaggaataaaacacttcgggacttGCCTTTATAGGGAAATAGACAACTTCAGAGTGGTTAATCGGCttcagagttgattattttcctaaaacagcacactctgttgtgttttactccttttcTAATCTCATTTATATCACTGCTCAAATAATTTGGAACAATATATTTTGTCGTACTGTTCTGAAATGGACTTCTCTGTAAGTGAATCTGTCCCTGTGCTGAATCATTCCAGTGCTGGAGCTGTCAGTATGAACTTCAGGGATATCAGACAGAAACTGTTTAATGTTTGTAAATACAAAAAGTACATACTCTGACAACTTGTAGTTCATGGTACTGTGACAGCTCACACATGGTTGTTCTTTGGGATGTCATATCAGTTTCCTCCCTTCATGTTCAGCTAATTTTGCCTGAGTGTGGGAGCCACCGTGTGGCTTCCCAGCATTGCTGTATCTTGTCATCTGACGGTTAAAGTGTTTTACCAcagctgtgtgtgggtggataAAGGCATGTTATTCTATTCTGAACAGCCTCTCTCGAACAATCCTATCTGCTAGTTGAGCTGAATACAGGCTAATTCCCATGCCGCGAACAGAAAGCGAGCGCTGATAAAGCACAAAGACataattgtctttttttctttcccccaaTCCACTAGCCTTTCATGACCTGTGATATGTTGCAATAGACAGCAACTTCCATCAGCGTCATTGTGACTACTAAGCACCAAATACACTGTAAATAGTGGTAATTAAAACGTATTACATACAGACTTTAAGTTTAACATTTGTCTGTTTTCAGTTGGTACAAGCTGCTGGATAAGAACGGTAAAGCAGACAAGGAGAGAGGCGAGGTTCTCCTGGACATCCAGTTCATGCGGAACAACATGACAGCCAGCATGTTCGATCTCTCCATGCAAGACAAGCCTCGGTCTCGTATCTCCAAGCTCAAAGATAAGGTCCGGGGCAAGAAGAAGGATGGACTCTCTGACTCCGCTTCCGCTATTGTTCCTGCCACAGTTAGTCAGGTCCTGACAGACAGCGAGGGGGAAGAAGAGGGAAGCACAGACTCTCCAAAATTGAAGAAGTCATCTAAATTTAAGTCTCTTTTTGGATCAAAGACAAATCTCCACAgaggcgtgtcccaatccatgTCCACCCTCGGTACGCTGCCTGAGAAGAACAGCTCGCTGAGCAGCAGCCGATCCTCAGGCCTCAATGAAGAATCTGCTGAAGGTAAAGATAAAAACGatgttgtaatttttatttatttatttattttttaaatttgtgtcGTTAGTGCATGACGTTGAAGGTTCAGAGTATTTGTGTTgatgtaatattaaataagagGTCAGGGTGTTGCATtaaatttttccattttatattGTTTCTCATACAGGCAAAAACAAGTTTAAGTTTTTGGGCCACAAGAGAAACAGTAGCACTGACAGCAAAATATCTCTAGGCCCTTTCACCCTGCTGAATCGCTCCAAACAGAGCACTCCTGAACAGAGCAACCTGTGTATCAATGGCAGTCATGTGTATGCTGAGGATCAAGAGACCAAGCCGAATTCTGGTTCCTCCCTCAGCCTGAGTGGCTCTGCAAAAGGTTCCATAGAAGACCTGCGGAAATACCACGAACGAAAACCATCTGCTGGTTCCACTGACTCGTTCAAGGGCCTCAGTATTCCTAGTTACAAGCCTGACTCAACAGACAGGGAATTCCAAGTCCAACAACGCCCTCAAGAGGATGAAGAGAAGAAGCACAAGAAGACAGAAGGACGCCTGCAGGAGCTTTTGGATgagcaggagagaaagaggcagcAAGAGCAAgatgagagatggagaaaacTGGAGGAAGATGAAAGAAAGATGCAGCAGGAACGAGAGAGGAAgcggcaggaggaggaggagcagcaaaGAAGGAAGCGTGAAGAGGCAAGGAAAGCAGAGGAACAGAAACGCCAAGAGGAGTCCAGAGTGACTGAGCGGCTCACTTCTCTTTTCGGCCTAGGGCGGAAGAAAGAGGAGCAAATTTCTCCAGCAGTGGAGAGTCCTAAACAACTGGAAGTACCAGCCTCCACAAACCCGTTTGAGGAAATTCCACTTGGCTCAGACAGCCCAAATCCTTTCCTAGAGGAGAAGCCAGCAGAACCACAGAAAGAGGTGCGAACTGCCTTCACTCCAATGCCACCTTCCAGCGGCTTTCCAGCTCGTACAGCCAAGGTTTCTGCAGTCAAGCCaaggtgagttttttttttttttttttttttaatgttacaatACCATTAGTTGCCAACGTTTAGTCATTTGGCATGTTCTTCTGGGCACCTTACAAATGTGCAAAGAGCACAGAA
It contains:
- the rab11fip1a gene encoding rab11 family-interacting protein 1 isoform X2; its protein translation is MSLAEQSQQWYPTSVQVTVLQARKLRLKGKNGTNDAYAIIQVAKDKFSTAVAEKCVDPVWKEEASFDLPLFHRGNAERCTLYIVVMHRALVGMDKLLGQAVINLLDVHDNKARKNTDWYKLLDKNGKADKERGEVLLDIQFMRNNMTASMFDLSMQDKPRSRISKLKDKVRGKKKDGLSDSASAIVPATVSQVLTDSEGEEEGSTDSPKLKKSSKFKSLFGSKTNLHRGVSQSMSTLGTLPEKNSSLSSSRSSGLNEESAEGKNKFKFLGHKRNSSTDSKISLGPFTLLNRSKQSTPEQSNLCINGSHVYAEDQETKPNSGSSLSLSGSAKGSIEDLRKYHERKPSAGSTDSFKGLSIPSYKPDSTDREFQVQQRPQEDEEKKHKKTEGRLQELLDEQERKRQQEQDERWRKLEEDERKMQQERERKRQEEEEQQRRKREEARKAEEQKRQEESRVTERLTSLFGLGRKKEEQISPAVESPKQLEVPASTNPFEEIPLGSDSPNPFLEEKPAEPQKEVRTAFTPMPPSSGFPARTAKVSAVKPRPHPVKPMSPYESQSPGSISSGKDLKIPTIREVAEKSKSVECGPYTQLTQEELITLVVKQQTELSKKDEKILELEDYIDNLLVRVIDEKPSILLALNAKV